In Nitrosopumilus sp., the genomic stretch AGATACTTGTTGGTGCCTTCAAGCAAAATCTTTCTTGCTTTGTTATCAAACATTGAATTGATCAAATCGCCAAAAGTATCTCCTTTTCTGAATGTAACTAGTTTCTTTTTTGGCAAATCCTCAATGGTAAGATTCGTCCTACATTTCTTACCTATCTCCAGAACTTTCTGTGCAGAGATTGCAGAATAAAATCCCCATTCGTTAGGAATGATAGCATATGCTCTTCCTCTCTCTTTCCAAAAATTCATCAAATCTTTGTACTTTGTATCTTTGGATACTGTAACTAGATTTGGCTCCATTATGTCTTCAACATTGGTTCCATAGAACAAACTCGAAGTAGGATTCTTTAACAGATTTGCCATTATTTCCTTACCTCCAATTGTTCCTATTGGATTTTCTTTTTCATCTCTTACAATAATTGAATCCGTGGCTGACTCCAAATATTGCACCAGCATTCCAGTGACAACCCATACTTCTGTTCCTTTGTTG encodes the following:
- a CDS encoding CBS domain-containing protein, which produces MSQNIPIAERTLGELLPERLTWSLCIHTNKGTEVWVVTGMLVQYLESATDSIIVRDEKENPIGTIGGKEIMANLLKNPTSSLFYGTNVEDIMEPNLVTVSKDTKYKDLMNFWKERGRAYAIIPNEWGFYSAISAQKVLEIGKKCRTNLTIEDLPKKKLVTFRKGDTFGDLINSMFDNKARKILLEGTNKYLSDRLIIEAISEKMKHLTETDDFLNESADIVELEEAKVVSDNLKIDELSKMMYDMVHPCIMYKDWLVTPWDICNVLLSEKITKYVVK